TGATAAAGTGGATGCAGCAATTTCCATCATTGAACTACTAATTTCCTCTGTAACTGTGAGTTGTCATTTCATGCAATGTAACAACATTTTATGATTTATGGTTGGCTCAGTTACGAAGTaacactttatttattttaaaaactttagATGATAATATTTTTCTCTATTATTTTGATCATTATTGTCTTCTATGCTGTCTTCTATTCAGGGGAGTTCAGCTGCTGGTTCCACACCTTCTGTATCTGTCTCCGGGGACAGCACTAATGGTCTGAATCAAAACCAAGATGGCCCCCCATCTCATGCGTATTCTTTATCTCTGGAAAACCAGGCCGTGTTTCAACCAGCAGCCACTACACAAATGcaaggaaatcactttcaatactctggttcatggttttcagcTGCTCCATCTCACACCCCTTTATTTGCTTCTTCTGGCAGTGTAGTCCCTCCAAATCCACCACACCTTGCTAGAGCTCCCCATTTTTCATCACAGACAATGAGCCCTTCAAATATGATTTCAGCTTTTGGTGCTCAACCTACACCTAATACTGGATTCCACCCGATTATTCCAAATCAGCAGTTTTCTATGCAAGCACCACCACCGACACAATTCTTACAACATTCACAATGGACTCAAACAGCTCCTTTTGGTCACGTTGGGCCACCCAGAAATCCTTCTGTAATACCTGCACAGAATTTGTCAGCACCAACAAGTGCTTCACTTTCATTTCCAGTTTCCTTAAGGCAACCGACACCAACAGGACACCTCCAGACATCAGTGTCTTCAATGCCTCAACCTATGTCTGGTATATCACCGTCACCAATAGCTAATCAGCCATCAACCCCTCAAGGTGTATCTTCTGGACTGAGTGGAGGACCCGTCAATATGGGGCCAATGGCTCCACCGACAGTTCCCCCTGCAAGACCTGTCTCGCTAGGTCCACAACCAGATGTTGAATATAAGCCACCCCAGCCAAATGTGTCGATGATGCCACGACCTGGAAGTATTCATCCACATCATGCTGGAATGTCACCAAGACCACCATCATCTTTGGGACCAATACCAGGAACTGTTCATTCAACTGGAAACCATTTATCAAGACCTGTTTCATTTCCATCGCCAGGAATATCCCCTTCATTTCCATTTGCTCAACAATCAGGAATGCCTAATTCTGCCTCTCACTACACCCACATAAACCCACTGGCCTCCATGCCTTCAAATTCTGGAAATTTTACTTTTCAAGAACAGCGACCCAATGCAGACTACTATCAAGTGGTTCCCAGACCAAACAGTCAAGCTACTACTCAGGGCAGTACACAAGAGCCATCTTCCGGTCCCCGGCCTCCACCATTTGGGTTTGCTGTGGCTGATCagccttttcaaaactttccaaggGCACAAGTCTCCAACCGGGTGGATCAAACTCAAGGTTATGCCTCTGCTGCTCCTTTTGGTGGAAGACCGGGCTCTGTCTCAATTCCACCCCAACACCCTGCATTTCCCTATGCTGGCCAACCTTCACCAAGATCTCAACCCCCACAAATGGGTATGAGGAACTTCATTCCCACCCCCCAAATGCCAAACTTGCCCAGTCCTGGGGTCCAAAGAGGTATGCACAATCAACAAAGCTATCCTGCTCAGGGAACATGGCCTATGAATCAGAAGTTTGGCAACAATCCCTCTTTGGCATCCAGTAAGCCAGCGTATCATGCAGACCAAATTTATGATCCCTTTTCACCCACATCTGTTGCATCTCCACACCAGAAAGGTAATCTTGGAAAATGAGGGAATTGGATATGGCTACATATAAGAAATACTGACAGAAAATCTCAGTTATAGCTGCAGTTTTTGGAAGACGGAGGCAATACAAATTTCATAGATTAGTATGGGTACAATTGTAATATGCAAAATCATGTTGTTTCTAACGAGAAGGTTCTTTTAGCTCCCTTTGATGACTTCTTGTATTCATTTTTAAGTCGACCTTTCTTTTATGAATGCCCATTATTGATGCTTGATTAGGAATTGAGTTTTATGAAACTTTGCCAGAATATAGTCATTTTTCTgtcttgttattattttttttacatcaGTTATGTTGAATTTAAGCTCTATTTGATCAGCACTTGTGCTTATGTACCGGTTATGCTATACACATTTGGCTAGCCTTAGTTAACTTGTCATTTTATGAACAAAGCAACAATCATAAACAactatgtcaaaacaaaatcatCAT
Above is a window of Vicia villosa cultivar HV-30 ecotype Madison, WI unplaced genomic scaffold, Vvil1.0 ctg.000481F_1_1, whole genome shotgun sequence DNA encoding:
- the LOC131628799 gene encoding branchpoint-bridging protein-like; translation: MTAKFDSMFASEPHKMSGATSTTPSSGGQKLSMFAAKSGFVIPKNKLLGSLVPILRGAKKDGVTGVINEESSKQIERKSRWGPDPTQDASVRRAKVLALQIRVDQISKQLESENLEIGATQNPPLVDENPDESKSGSQINSKVSEMLELEKRETIGEILKLDPSYKPPPGFKPLLKEHSVPLPVQEYPGYKFIGLIYGPGGDNQKRLEKETGTKIKIRGTKADTGEKGEIKPGTDVQCSYEEMHVNISADSFDKVDAAISIIELLISSVTGSSAAGSTPSVSVSGDSTNGLNQNQDGPPSHAYSLSLENQAVFQPAATTQMQGNHFQYSGSWFSAAPSHTPLFASSGSVVPPNPPHLARAPHFSSQTMSPSNMISAFGAQPTPNTGFHPIIPNQQFSMQAPPPTQFLQHSQWTQTAPFGHVGPPRNPSVIPAQNLSAPTSASLSFPVSLRQPTPTGHLQTSVSSMPQPMSGISPSPIANQPSTPQGVSSGLSGGPVNMGPMAPPTVPPARPVSLGPQPDVEYKPPQPNVSMMPRPGSIHPHHAGMSPRPPSSLGPIPGTVHSTGNHLSRPVSFPSPGISPSFPFAQQSGMPNSASHYTHINPLASMPSNSGNFTFQEQRPNADYYQVVPRPNSQATTQGSTQEPSSGPRPPPFGFAVADQPFQNFPRAQVSNRVDQTQGYASAAPFGGRPGSVSIPPQHPAFPYAGQPSPRSQPPQMGMRNFIPTPQMPNLPSPGVQRGMHNQQSYPAQGTWPMNQKFGNNPSLASSKPAYHADQIYDPFSPTSVASPHQKGNLGK